Proteins encoded by one window of Lutibacter sp. A64:
- a CDS encoding S9 family peptidase: MKKTFLATTLLLLFTVSIQLKAQEKDQKKDKTRWTPKDIINTESMRSVSISPDETMVVWTKNKAVKEKDKFVSDIYLTRLDLPEKNSFKTIQLTNENENDYSPIFSKDGEFIYFLSSREKGKKLWKLSIYGGEPKEVKEFKNGISSIAWLNKNTLLYKSNEGQTLYESQLKETKDDVIVVEDSLHWKPSRVYAYNLKDKSIKRITDNKKPLESYTVSPDGKWLIYSVSRSRSYNSDAQKDPFYFLKNLETNTKIQILKPLEFPSNGFNFSQDNKGFYFTSTHASDPKWNGAGISELYYYTLETNSYKKVDLEWDLGIGRGYNLVGNDVIVTLANKAYYKLAYYKKNGNSWSKKSIDLDKKNNHTTLLNVSENGSKVIYQYSTASKLPKFYVADISKNKFINEKEVVSLNKNLAKKTITKSEVLVWKGYNNEEVTGILYYPEKYEAGKRYPLILSIHGGPSGVDTDTWSERWSTYPNILAQRGSFVLKPNYHGSSNHGLSFVESIKGNYYEPELEDITKAINLLDEKGMIDKNQLGTMGWSNGAIITTMLTVRYPDMFKFAAPGAGDVNWTSDYGTCRFGVSFDQSYFGGAPWDDINGKFYNENYIIKSPLFEIEKIKTPTIIFHGSEDRAVPRDQGWEYYRGLQQVNKAPVRFLWFPGQPHGLGKITHQLRKMNEELAWIDTYLFNKPSTKNEAFKKDSPLANLLKIDKAKVTETGNFGELYNSNLIPEAVLVKKDSIAIGKFEITNAQFKAYKPEFKFDAGLDNYPVTTSKEEAIKYVQWLSKITGDNYRLPNAKEAEKLQKAAHKAAAKENTLNYWAGYAITIDEIEVLNKKVSTLKSHLFKKVGKNSPTKIGDASVYDLGGNVAEYFENGIYGYSAYDFYDANNSKMISSKHVGIRVIKE; this comes from the coding sequence ATGAAGAAAACATTTTTAGCTACTACTCTATTGTTACTTTTCACAGTTTCAATACAGCTTAAAGCTCAAGAAAAAGACCAAAAAAAAGATAAAACACGTTGGACTCCTAAAGATATTATTAATACAGAATCTATGCGTTCGGTTTCAATTTCTCCTGATGAAACTATGGTAGTTTGGACTAAAAATAAAGCTGTAAAAGAAAAAGATAAATTTGTTTCAGACATCTATTTAACACGTTTAGACCTTCCAGAAAAAAATAGTTTTAAAACAATTCAGCTAACAAATGAAAACGAAAACGACTACAGTCCTATTTTTTCAAAAGATGGTGAATTTATTTATTTTTTATCATCTCGAGAAAAAGGTAAAAAACTCTGGAAATTAAGTATTTATGGTGGTGAACCTAAAGAAGTTAAAGAATTTAAAAATGGTATATCTAGTATTGCTTGGTTAAACAAAAACACCTTACTTTATAAATCTAATGAAGGACAAACCTTATATGAAAGTCAACTAAAAGAAACAAAAGATGATGTAATTGTTGTTGAAGATTCTTTACATTGGAAACCTTCTAGAGTTTATGCCTATAATTTAAAAGATAAATCAATTAAGAGAATTACAGATAATAAAAAACCATTAGAAAGTTATACTGTTTCACCTGATGGAAAATGGTTAATTTATAGTGTTAGTAGGAGTAGAAGTTATAATTCTGATGCTCAAAAAGACCCTTTTTACTTTCTTAAAAATCTAGAAACTAATACAAAAATTCAAATTTTAAAACCTTTGGAATTTCCATCAAATGGTTTTAATTTTAGTCAAGACAATAAAGGTTTTTACTTTACATCAACACACGCTTCAGATCCAAAATGGAATGGCGCTGGTATTTCAGAATTGTATTATTACACATTAGAAACTAATAGCTACAAAAAAGTAGATTTAGAATGGGATTTAGGCATAGGTCGTGGCTATAATCTTGTTGGTAACGATGTAATTGTTACACTTGCCAATAAAGCTTATTACAAATTAGCATACTATAAAAAAAATGGTAACTCTTGGTCTAAAAAATCAATAGATTTAGATAAAAAAAACAATCATACCACCTTATTAAACGTTTCGGAAAACGGTTCTAAAGTAATTTATCAATATTCTACAGCTTCAAAATTACCTAAATTTTATGTTGCAGATATCTCAAAAAATAAATTTATTAATGAAAAAGAAGTTGTTTCATTAAATAAAAATTTAGCTAAAAAAACTATTACTAAAAGTGAAGTTTTAGTTTGGAAAGGTTATAATAATGAAGAAGTTACTGGTATCTTATACTACCCAGAAAAATATGAAGCCGGCAAACGTTATCCACTAATTTTATCTATTCACGGTGGCCCTTCTGGAGTTGATACAGATACTTGGAGTGAACGTTGGAGTACCTATCCAAATATTTTAGCGCAACGCGGTTCTTTTGTTTTAAAACCAAATTACCATGGTTCATCTAACCACGGACTTTCTTTTGTTGAAAGTATTAAGGGTAATTATTACGAACCAGAATTAGAGGATATAACCAAAGCAATAAATCTGTTAGACGAAAAAGGAATGATTGATAAAAATCAATTAGGAACTATGGGCTGGTCTAACGGAGCAATTATTACAACTATGTTAACGGTTCGCTATCCTGATATGTTCAAATTTGCTGCGCCAGGTGCAGGTGATGTTAACTGGACATCTGATTATGGAACCTGTAGATTTGGAGTAAGTTTTGACCAATCGTATTTTGGTGGTGCTCCTTGGGATGATATAAATGGCAAATTTTACAATGAAAATTATATTATAAAATCTCCTTTATTTGAAATTGAAAAAATAAAAACACCAACCATTATTTTCCACGGAAGTGAAGACAGAGCAGTTCCACGTGACCAAGGTTGGGAATATTATAGAGGATTACAGCAAGTAAATAAAGCTCCAGTTCGTTTTTTATGGTTTCCAGGTCAGCCACATGGTTTAGGTAAAATTACGCATCAATTACGTAAAATGAATGAAGAACTAGCTTGGATAGACACCTATTTATTTAACAAGCCTTCAACTAAAAATGAAGCATTTAAAAAAGACAGTCCGTTAGCTAATTTATTAAAAATTGATAAAGCTAAAGTTACAGAAACTGGTAATTTTGGAGAATTGTACAATTCTAATCTAATTCCAGAAGCAGTACTTGTAAAAAAAGATTCTATAGCTATTGGTAAGTTTGAAATTACCAATGCACAATTTAAAGCTTACAAACCTGAATTTAAATTTGATGCTGGTTTAGATAATTATCCTGTAACAACTTCTAAAGAAGAAGCTATAAAATATGTACAATGGTTAAGTAAAATAACTGGAGATAATTATAGATTGCCAAATGCAAAAGAAGCTGAAAAACTTCAAAAGGCTGCACATAAAGCCGCTGCAAAAGAAAACACTTTAAATTATTGGGCCGGTTATGCTATTACTATTGATGAAATTGAAGTTCTAAATAAAAAAGTTTCAACCTTAAAATCGCACTTATTTAAAAAAGTAGGTAAAAACAGTCCTACAAAAATTGGAGATGCTTCCGTTTACGATTTAGGTGGAAATGTGGCCGAATATTTTGAAAATGGAATTTACGGCTATAGTGCTTATGATTTTTACGATGCGAATAACTCTAAAATGATTTCTAGTAAACACGTAGGAATTAGAGTTATTAAAGAATAA
- the guaB gene encoding IMP dehydrogenase, giving the protein MISHQNKFVGEGLTYDDVLLIPAFSEVLPRDVNIQTKFSKNISLNVPIVSAAMDTVTESDMAIAMAREGGIGVLHKNMSIEQQANEVRKVKRSESGMIIDPITITKEKTVLDAKSLMHEYGIGGIPVINEVGVLIGIVTNRDLRFEGDNTRKIEEVMTSEKLVTVAVGTSLKQAEVILQDNKIEKLPVVDDNYKLVGLITFRDIIKVSENPNANKDSYGRLRVAAALGVTHDVLERAEALIKAGVDALIIDTAHGHTKGVVTVLKEVKKNYPDTDVIVGNIATGTAAKYLVEAGADAVKVGIGPGSICTTRVVAGVGFPQLSAILDVSEAIKGTGIPVIADGGIRYTGDIPKALAAGADTVMLGSLLAGTKESPGETIIFEGRKFKSYRGMGSVEAMKHGSKDRYFQDIEDDIKKLVPEGIVGRVPYKGELNETMVQFIGGLRAGMGYCGSKDINAQKSAQFVKITAAGMRESHPHNVTITKESPNYSR; this is encoded by the coding sequence ATGATTTCACACCAAAATAAATTTGTAGGAGAAGGCTTAACCTACGACGATGTATTACTAATTCCAGCATTCTCTGAAGTTTTACCAAGAGATGTTAACATTCAAACAAAATTTTCTAAAAACATAAGTTTAAACGTTCCAATAGTTTCCGCTGCAATGGATACTGTTACCGAATCAGATATGGCTATTGCGATGGCTCGAGAGGGAGGAATAGGCGTTTTACATAAAAATATGTCTATAGAGCAGCAAGCAAATGAAGTAAGGAAAGTAAAACGATCGGAATCGGGTATGATTATAGATCCTATTACAATTACTAAAGAAAAAACGGTGCTTGATGCCAAAAGTTTAATGCACGAATATGGTATTGGAGGAATTCCTGTAATTAATGAAGTAGGTGTACTTATTGGTATAGTAACCAATAGAGATTTACGTTTTGAAGGAGATAACACACGTAAAATTGAAGAAGTTATGACTTCTGAAAAATTGGTTACTGTGGCTGTTGGAACTTCTTTAAAACAAGCAGAAGTTATTTTACAAGATAATAAAATTGAAAAATTACCCGTAGTTGATGATAATTATAAATTAGTTGGATTAATTACATTTAGAGATATTATTAAGGTAAGTGAAAATCCGAATGCAAATAAAGATTCTTACGGACGTTTAAGAGTTGCAGCAGCTTTAGGTGTTACACACGATGTTCTTGAAAGAGCTGAAGCGCTTATTAAAGCAGGAGTAGATGCATTAATAATAGATACTGCTCACGGACATACAAAAGGTGTAGTTACTGTTTTAAAAGAAGTAAAAAAGAACTATCCAGACACCGATGTAATTGTTGGTAACATTGCAACTGGTACAGCAGCAAAATATTTAGTTGAAGCTGGGGCTGATGCTGTAAAGGTAGGAATTGGACCTGGTTCAATTTGTACTACACGTGTTGTTGCTGGTGTTGGTTTTCCTCAACTATCGGCTATTTTAGATGTTTCTGAAGCGATAAAAGGAACTGGAATTCCAGTAATTGCTGATGGTGGAATTAGATATACAGGTGATATTCCAAAAGCCCTTGCAGCCGGAGCCGATACTGTTATGTTAGGTTCTTTATTAGCAGGTACAAAAGAATCACCAGGTGAAACTATTATTTTTGAAGGAAGAAAATTTAAATCATACCGTGGTATGGGTTCTGTTGAAGCTATGAAACACGGTTCTAAAGATAGATACTTTCAAGATATAGAAGACGATATTAAAAAATTAGTACCTGAAGGAATTGTTGGACGTGTACCTTATAAAGGTGAGTTAAATGAAACAATGGTTCAGTTTATTGGTGGTTTACGTGCAGGAATGGGATATTGTGGATCTAAAGATATAAATGCACAAAAATCTGCTCAGTTTGTAAAAATTACTGCTGCTGGTATGCGAGAAAGTCATCCGCATAATGTAACCATTACTAAAGAATCTCCTAACTATTCGAGATAA
- a CDS encoding hydroxymethylglutaryl-CoA lyase, with amino-acid sequence MKTVKLIECPRDAMQGIKSHFIPTEAKEQYINALLRVGFDTIDFGSFVSPKAIPQMRDTAQVLSKLDLSKTESKLLAIVANVRGAEDASKFEEINYLGYPFSISENFQMRNTGKTISESIIALKEILNIASKTNKEVVTYLSMGFGNPYGDPWNVEIVAKWTEKLAKMGVKIISLSDTIGSSTPKIITYLFSNLIPQYTNIEFGAHLHTAPTKWFEKVDAAYKAGCNRFDGAIKGYGGCPMAKDELTGNMPTEKLISYFNQQKATTSISAMSFESAYNEALKIFNAL; translated from the coding sequence ATGAAAACCGTAAAACTTATAGAATGTCCACGTGATGCAATGCAAGGAATAAAATCACATTTTATTCCAACTGAGGCTAAAGAACAGTATATAAATGCGCTGTTACGTGTTGGTTTTGATACTATAGATTTTGGAAGTTTTGTTTCGCCAAAAGCCATTCCTCAAATGCGAGATACGGCGCAAGTACTTTCAAAATTAGATTTAAGTAAAACGGAGAGTAAATTATTGGCAATTGTAGCAAATGTTAGAGGAGCTGAGGATGCTTCAAAATTTGAAGAAATAAATTATTTAGGATATCCTTTTTCTATTTCAGAAAATTTTCAAATGCGTAATACGGGTAAAACAATTTCAGAATCTATTATTGCTTTAAAAGAAATTTTAAACATTGCTTCAAAAACAAATAAAGAAGTAGTTACCTATTTATCTATGGGATTTGGAAATCCTTATGGAGACCCGTGGAATGTAGAAATTGTAGCCAAATGGACCGAAAAATTAGCTAAAATGGGTGTTAAAATTATTTCATTATCAGACACCATTGGAAGTTCTACACCCAAAATTATTACCTATCTTTTTTCAAATTTAATTCCGCAGTATACCAATATTGAGTTTGGCGCACATTTACATACCGCACCTACTAAATGGTTCGAAAAAGTTGATGCAGCTTATAAGGCAGGTTGCAATAGATTTGATGGTGCTATAAAAGGGTATGGGGGGTGCCCAATGGCTAAAGATGAACTTACAGGAAATATGCCAACAGAAAAACTTATTTCATATTTTAATCAGCAAAAAGCAACTACAAGTATTAGCGCTATGAGTTTTGAAAGCGCATATAATGAGGCCTTAAAGATATTTAATGCTCTATAA
- a CDS encoding LysE family translocator, with protein MLLTISPGPDIIYVLVQSITNGKKYGIATALGLVSGIIVHTTLVAFGVSAIIKQSENLFFAIKLFGALYLLYLAYTAYISNEELLLQNKTGKKGLLQLFKQGFIMNVLNPKVSIFFLAFFPGFLYSDTQSTVVQFYVLGLLFMLQALAIFIVVSLLSGSFEGYLKKHPRFNSNIKWFKIIVFIGIAIFILFSE; from the coding sequence ATGCTATTAACCATTTCACCAGGTCCAGACATAATTTATGTATTGGTGCAAAGTATAACTAATGGTAAAAAATATGGAATAGCAACTGCATTAGGTTTGGTTTCAGGAATTATAGTACATACTACTTTAGTTGCTTTTGGTGTTTCAGCAATTATAAAACAATCTGAAAATCTATTTTTTGCAATTAAGTTATTTGGAGCATTGTACTTATTATATTTGGCTTATACAGCTTATATTTCTAATGAAGAGTTATTATTGCAAAATAAAACTGGTAAAAAAGGATTATTGCAATTGTTCAAACAAGGCTTTATAATGAATGTTTTAAATCCGAAAGTATCTATTTTCTTTTTAGCATTTTTCCCTGGGTTTTTATATTCAGATACACAAAGTACTGTTGTTCAATTTTATGTATTAGGGCTGCTTTTTATGTTACAAGCATTAGCTATTTTTATAGTAGTTTCTTTGCTTTCAGGGAGTTTTGAAGGTTATTTAAAAAAACATCCAAGATTTAATTCAAACATTAAGTGGTTTAAAATTATTGTTTTTATTGGTATTGCTATTTTTATACTTTTTTCTGAGTAG
- a CDS encoding quinone-dependent dihydroorotate dehydrogenase, translating into MYKIFIRPLFFLFDPEKIHHFTFSFIKFSCKIPGIPAIFRSLYQTNDKKLERNLFGLTFKNPVGLAAGFDKNAVLFNELANFGFGFIEIGTVTPKPQPGNPKKRLFRLKADNGIINRMGFNNEGLEAAIKQLKKNKGKLIIGGNIGKNTSTMPAGYTDDYLKCFVELHPYVDYFVLNVSCPNVGSHAKLTDKDYLIELITKVQNSNKTFSKQKPILLKIAPDLNEIQLDEVIEIVAETKIDGVIASNTSVNREGLQASKEQLEVIGNGGLSGKPVKDRSTKVIKYLAEKSNKAFSIIGVGGIHSAEDALEKLNAGADLVQIYTGFIYEGPGLIKRINDAILNVE; encoded by the coding sequence ATGTACAAAATTTTTATCCGTCCATTATTTTTTCTTTTTGATCCAGAAAAAATTCATCATTTTACATTTTCATTTATCAAATTTTCTTGTAAAATTCCTGGAATTCCAGCTATTTTTAGAAGTTTATATCAAACTAATGATAAAAAATTAGAACGAAACTTATTTGGATTAACATTTAAAAATCCAGTAGGTTTAGCTGCTGGTTTTGATAAAAATGCAGTTTTGTTTAATGAGTTGGCAAATTTTGGTTTCGGTTTTATTGAAATAGGGACAGTTACACCAAAACCACAACCAGGAAATCCTAAAAAACGTTTGTTTAGATTAAAAGCAGACAATGGTATTATTAACCGAATGGGTTTTAATAATGAAGGTTTAGAAGCTGCAATTAAACAACTAAAAAAGAACAAAGGAAAACTTATTATTGGGGGGAATATTGGTAAAAACACAAGTACAATGCCTGCTGGTTATACCGATGATTATTTAAAATGTTTTGTAGAATTACATCCGTATGTAGATTATTTTGTGCTAAATGTTAGTTGTCCTAATGTTGGTAGTCACGCAAAATTAACCGATAAAGATTATTTGATAGAATTGATAACTAAAGTTCAAAACTCAAACAAAACATTTAGCAAGCAAAAACCAATTTTATTAAAAATTGCACCGGATTTAAATGAAATTCAGTTAGATGAAGTAATTGAAATTGTTGCTGAAACTAAAATAGATGGTGTAATAGCGTCTAATACATCTGTAAATAGAGAAGGATTACAAGCTTCAAAAGAACAATTAGAAGTTATTGGAAACGGAGGTTTAAGTGGAAAACCAGTAAAAGATAGAAGTACAAAAGTTATTAAATATTTAGCAGAAAAATCGAATAAAGCCTTTTCAATTATTGGTGTAGGAGGTATACATTCAGCAGAAGATGCTTTAGAAAAATTAAATGCAGGCGCAGATTTAGTTCAAATTTATACGGGTTTTATTTATGAAGGTCCAGGATTGATTAAACGAATTAATGATGCTATTCTTAATGTGGAATAA
- a CDS encoding THUMP domain-containing class I SAM-dependent RNA methyltransferase, with amino-acid sequence MYHNFKMVATTMFGLEEVLATELTNLGAQNVVVGVRNVSFVGDKGFMYKANIALRTAIRILKPIKRFKVFDEDDLYKKIQQIEWERFMTVDSTFAIGAVVNSKHFTTNSHYISLKSKDAIADYFRHKYHKRPNVDVKHPDLKIHVHIQKDFCSISLDSSGDSLHKRGYRNLTNIAPINEVLAAGLVLLSGYTGDCNFIDPMCGSGTILIEAAMIANNIPANINRKEFGFENWEDYDEDLYFKIQDSLLKKITSSHFKIMGFDKAPSAVRKAKENVENANLSEFIGVHHINFFNSVKEVFGKTTILFNPPYGERLDININEFYKKIGDTLKGGYPDSTVWFITSNKEAIKHVGLRTSKRIPLKNGDLDCVYVRYDIYEGSKKAKKLKNYENIDSNKIDKE; translated from the coding sequence ATGTATCACAATTTTAAAATGGTTGCTACCACTATGTTTGGTTTAGAAGAAGTTTTAGCAACCGAACTTACCAATTTAGGGGCACAAAATGTTGTTGTAGGCGTAAGAAATGTTTCTTTTGTTGGTGATAAAGGCTTTATGTACAAAGCAAATATTGCATTAAGAACAGCAATTAGAATTTTAAAACCAATAAAGCGTTTTAAGGTTTTTGATGAAGATGATTTGTACAAAAAAATTCAACAGATAGAATGGGAGCGTTTTATGACTGTGGATAGTACTTTTGCAATTGGTGCGGTGGTAAATTCTAAGCATTTTACTACAAATTCGCATTATATTTCATTAAAATCTAAAGATGCTATTGCAGATTATTTTAGGCATAAATACCATAAACGCCCAAATGTAGATGTAAAACATCCAGATTTAAAAATACATGTGCATATTCAAAAAGATTTTTGTTCAATTTCTTTAGATAGTTCAGGAGATTCTTTACATAAGCGTGGGTATAGAAATTTAACCAATATAGCCCCAATAAATGAAGTTTTAGCAGCTGGTTTAGTATTACTGTCTGGTTATACCGGAGATTGTAATTTTATAGATCCAATGTGTGGTTCTGGAACCATTTTAATTGAAGCAGCTATGATTGCTAATAATATACCAGCAAATATTAATAGAAAAGAGTTTGGTTTTGAAAACTGGGAAGATTATGATGAAGATTTGTATTTTAAAATTCAAGATTCTTTGTTGAAAAAAATAACCAGCTCTCATTTTAAAATTATGGGATTTGATAAAGCACCTTCAGCGGTTAGAAAAGCAAAAGAGAATGTAGAAAATGCTAATTTATCGGAGTTTATAGGTGTACATCATATAAACTTCTTTAATTCAGTAAAAGAAGTTTTTGGTAAAACTACTATATTATTTAATCCTCCATATGGAGAACGTTTGGATATAAATATCAATGAATTTTATAAAAAAATTGGAGATACTTTAAAAGGAGGTTACCCAGATTCTACAGTTTGGTTTATAACATCTAATAAAGAAGCAATTAAACATGTTGGTTTAAGAACTTCAAAAAGAATTCCTTTAAAAAATGGTGATTTAGATTGTGTTTATGTGAGATATGATATTTATGAAGGAAGTAAAAAAGCCAAAAAACTTAAAAATTATGAGAATATTGATTCTAATAAAATAGACAAAGAGTAA
- a CDS encoding SAM-dependent methyltransferase encodes MNKKTEWFASWFDTSYYHILYKHRDDTEAQEFIRNIVALLTIKKENKLLDLACGKGRHSIFLNKLGYDVVGADLSKNSINIAKKFENERLRFLKHDMRNPLKNKFDVILNLFTSFGFFEDDNEDIKILKNIKNGLHTNGIAIIDFMNSKKVINNLVPEEVQKIDGITFKLTRYIENGFVIKKINFDADGENHTYFEKVKCLDLTKINLYLNTVDFKIKHTFGNYQLDPFNENTSDRLILVLE; translated from the coding sequence ATGAATAAGAAAACAGAATGGTTTGCTTCTTGGTTTGATACCAGCTATTACCATATATTATACAAACACAGAGACGATACTGAAGCTCAAGAATTTATAAGAAATATAGTAGCTTTATTAACTATAAAAAAAGAAAATAAACTCTTAGATTTAGCTTGTGGAAAAGGAAGACACTCTATTTTTTTAAACAAATTAGGCTATGATGTTGTTGGAGCAGATTTATCTAAAAACAGCATAAACATTGCTAAAAAGTTTGAAAATGAAAGGTTGCGTTTTCTTAAACACGATATGCGAAACCCTCTTAAAAATAAATTTGATGTCATTTTAAATTTATTTACAAGTTTTGGTTTCTTTGAAGATGATAATGAAGATATTAAAATTTTAAAAAACATTAAAAACGGGTTACATACAAACGGAATTGCTATTATAGATTTTATGAATTCTAAAAAGGTAATAAACAATTTAGTACCTGAAGAAGTTCAAAAAATTGATGGAATTACCTTTAAATTAACTAGATACATTGAAAATGGTTTTGTTATTAAAAAAATAAATTTTGATGCAGATGGAGAAAATCATACCTATTTTGAAAAAGTAAAATGTTTAGATCTAACAAAAATTAATTTATACTTAAACACTGTTGATTTTAAAATAAAACATACTTTTGGAAATTATCAATTAGATCCTTTTAACGAAAACACTTCAGACCGTTTAATTTTAGTATTAGAATGA
- a CDS encoding ZIP family metal transporter — MTYIVLILSVLIGMVIVYGLKPNAKTVQLLLAFSGAYLLSITILHLFPEVYISDKPKIGLFILAGLLLQLILDFFSKGAEHGHIHVKDSIDFPWALFVSLGIHSFMEGIPLAHDHHHEHLLWAIVIHKIPIAVILGTFFVKSNISKFKAILFLLVFSLMSPLGTFAGGNIPFLLTYKTEITAIIIGVLLHISTIILFETSKDHKFNLYKFIAILIGMVVAYLA; from the coding sequence ATGACATATATAGTTCTTATTTTATCAGTTTTAATTGGAATGGTTATTGTTTATGGCTTAAAACCAAATGCAAAAACCGTACAATTATTATTAGCTTTTAGTGGTGCTTATTTATTATCAATCACCATACTACATTTATTCCCAGAAGTTTACATTTCAGATAAGCCAAAAATTGGATTATTTATACTTGCCGGACTGTTATTACAATTAATCTTAGATTTTTTCTCAAAAGGAGCTGAACACGGACATATTCATGTTAAAGATAGTATTGATTTTCCTTGGGCATTATTTGTTAGTTTAGGAATTCATTCATTTATGGAAGGTATTCCTTTAGCACACGACCACCACCACGAACATTTATTATGGGCAATTGTAATACATAAAATTCCGATTGCAGTTATTTTAGGGACCTTTTTTGTAAAATCTAATATTTCAAAATTTAAAGCTATACTATTTTTATTAGTATTTTCTTTAATGTCTCCTTTGGGTACTTTTGCTGGAGGAAATATTCCTTTTTTACTAACTTATAAAACTGAAATTACTGCAATAATAATTGGTGTATTATTACATATCTCAACTATAATTTTGTTTGAAACATCTAAAGACCATAAGTTTAATCTCTATAAATTTATTGCAATTTTAATTGGTATGGTTGTAGCTTATTTAGCTTAG
- a CDS encoding CD0519/CD1768 family membrane protein produces the protein MNALKSIKKSDFLLQRRYEAILFLIVFFGIFGYMGSTMGVSNMLNTIMNTAWDLLMNTVFYIMGITVLSGALGKLLIEFGVVRLLEIILAPLMRPLFNLPGVASLAGVLTFLSDNPAIVSLSNDKNFNKYFKKFELISLTNFGTAFGMGLIVITFMSTLKIPGNTENLFLAAMIGLFGALTGAVISTRLMQYLIKDKVKEVSDSVNFKVKENLSFKSEGSVFIRFLNSILDGGKSGVSLGLAIIPGVLIISTMVMMLTFGVNDPTIGYQGLAYEGVPLLPELAGKIWWLFEGLFGFKNPELIAFPITSLGAVGASLSLVKAFIDDGIVTGDTIAVFTAMGMCWSGYLSTHTAMLDTLKFRELTSKALISHTIGGICAGVVAHYSYIIIYYLITLS, from the coding sequence ATGAACGCTCTAAAATCTATAAAGAAATCCGATTTTTTACTACAAAGACGTTACGAAGCAATTTTATTTTTAATAGTGTTTTTTGGAATATTCGGATACATGGGATCAACTATGGGAGTTTCAAATATGCTAAATACAATTATGAATACCGCCTGGGATTTATTAATGAATACCGTATTTTATATTATGGGTATAACCGTATTATCTGGTGCGTTAGGTAAATTATTAATAGAATTTGGAGTAGTACGGTTGTTAGAAATAATTTTAGCACCATTAATGCGACCATTATTTAATTTACCAGGAGTAGCATCTTTAGCAGGTGTTTTAACTTTTTTATCAGATAATCCAGCGATTGTTAGTTTATCTAACGATAAAAATTTTAACAAATATTTTAAAAAGTTTGAACTTATCTCATTAACTAATTTTGGAACTGCATTTGGAATGGGGTTAATTGTTATTACCTTTATGTCTACTTTAAAAATTCCAGGGAATACAGAAAACTTATTTTTAGCAGCAATGATTGGTCTTTTTGGGGCTTTAACAGGAGCCGTTATTTCTACACGATTAATGCAGTATTTAATTAAAGATAAAGTTAAAGAAGTTAGTGATTCTGTTAATTTTAAAGTCAAAGAAAATTTAAGTTTTAAAAGTGAAGGAAGTGTATTTATAAGGTTTTTAAATTCAATTTTAGATGGTGGAAAATCTGGTGTAAGTTTAGGCTTAGCAATTATACCTGGAGTGTTAATAATATCTACAATGGTAATGATGTTAACATTTGGAGTAAACGACCCAACTATAGGGTATCAGGGCTTAGCATATGAAGGTGTGCCATTACTTCCAGAATTAGCTGGTAAAATTTGGTGGCTTTTTGAAGGTTTATTTGGTTTTAAAAATCCAGAATTAATTGCATTTCCAATTACATCATTAGGTGCTGTTGGAGCCTCACTTTCTTTAGTTAAAGCATTTATAGATGATGGTATTGTTACAGGAGATACTATTGCTGTATTTACAGCTATGGGAATGTGTTGGAGCGGTTATTTAAGTACACACACTGCAATGTTAGATACCTTAAAGTTTAGAGAATTAACTTCTAAAGCATTAATTTCTCATACTATTGGAGGTATTTGTGCAGGTGTAGTTGCGCATTATAGTTATATTATAATTTATTATTTAATAACCCTAAGCTAA